In Coffea arabica cultivar ET-39 chromosome 9e, Coffea Arabica ET-39 HiFi, whole genome shotgun sequence, the genomic window TGCATTAGCCAGTGTCTCGTAACTATATAATGGCAGCTCCTCAAGCTTTGATTGTTCTGAGTTGTCACTCACACTGGTTTCCATTCTGGACACTTCCCAGGCTTCTGACAATGTCAAATTGACGTTTTGCTTATTCCCTGATTATGAGCAAATATGTGAATAGATCTGCAGCAAGTAAAGACTCCTCTTTGACAATCTTAGCATGTTACTAACAACTCATCTTTGACAATTTTAGTATGTTACCTCTATGTCTAGTCAACCACTTCCGCAAAAAATATGCTGATATGGCCAAGAATAAAGACCCCAATATTACTGTGCTTGCAATGACTGCTTTTATTTTGTTCAGAAAACCTGCACGTCAGGGAGTTGAAGCTGGTCAAGAGAATTTAGAGCACGGGAACAAAAAGTACTCATTAgatttggtttctttttttgtcGAAACATTAGTCATTAAACAAATAGATCGAGGAGGTTTCAAAAATCAAAGTGTAAATTCTATCAGGTTTGCACTTAAAAACACAGGTTTGCAGCAGTAGTTAAGCATAGTGTGGTACCTGGTTTTGAATAGGCCACCTTTACGTGAAGATCTGCCCCATTGAAAGAGAATTGCTGTATGTCAATTAGGCTACTGTTCCAGTGCATACATCCAATACCCGTAGTATAGGCATAAGCGATGCAGGAGCAATTGTTCAAGCACTGGATACCGCATTCTTCTTCTGTCGCCCTGAGGAACAGCATTAAGTGAGAAAAATCGGGAACCTTTATGTTGTTAAGCGTCAAAAATACATCTGGTTTCCCGTCTTGACCAGCAGAAATGTTTCTGGCGCATTGCAGCAATGCCTTTCTGGAGCAGCCGCTGGTATAGTTTCCCTCCTCCCATTCCTCCTTGTTTTTTGGTTCAAAACCTTGCAGACATGTGCAAATTGGCGAATGCTGAGGATTGCAACTCCCAAAAGGTCCACATTTGCCATAAACGTCACATTGACTCTCTAGACTTGTCCACGAAACATCGGAGTGTCCATCTCCATAATACGAAACCTTCTCCATGAAAACCCCTGAAGAATTCAACACATAGTAGTACAATGCCAAATTACTTGTGAAAGAGTGGGTAAAATATTGAGATCCATTTTGATCTGTTACCAGATCAAATCGTCTCAGGTACGATGTACCCATTTCAGGAATTCCAATAAACACGTTACCATTCCACGGACCACTCCGCCAATAAGGTTTGCTATGATTCCAGATGAAAAACTCTGGGAGTCGAAGAGAGTCAACGCCGAAAGAGAAATTTCCAGCGGAGGGATCAGAAGGGCTTCGCCACGAGGTCAGCCGGATCATGTTATTTTTACTTGTTACACCTATTTTCATTGTCCTCACAATAGTATCCGTAGGAGTCTGAAAACTTTCCCATAAAACTCTTCCGTTTGAGTTGTCTCTCAAGACCAAGTTCCCAGTATCCAGAAGTTGTGCGCTAGAATTTGCCACAGAATTTGATACATTAGATGACCATAATACTTCCTTCTGCCCGTTCAAGACCACAAGATTACCATCCCCTGATATTGCCAACGATCCTGCAGAATCCTTTATGGGATTGTCTCTATTAGCCACCCACACAACACTTTGTGCTGGAATGTTGGTAGTGATTCCAACATACCGATTATTAGAATTTGCGGGAGTGAAGAATCCTAATGTGAACGACTGGCCTGAGGAAACTATTGTTTCAGGATCTTTTATTGGGTGATCGGTTGTTATAGCGTCCATAGCAATGCAATCTTCTAACCAGAAGCAAGCAAACAGGAAGAGTAGAGGCAACAAGTTTTTGAGTCCCCTCATTTTGATGGCCATATGAAGAGAAATATGTCTTCTACGATATAAGCAAATTATACAACTACCAAAGAGTATTGAGACCTTCCAGGCACCTCACTCCTTCCTCGTACTTGCTTCTATAACCCAATCGCTCCGCGGCTGCGCTTTCCTtctgaattttaaaaaaaaattggctaaTGAATAAAAGCGACAAAGAAGAAGAGATGGACAAGTTTGAGCTAATTTTATACACATGCAAATCGCAACACCTATAATATCTAATCTTAAGGGAAGAGAGATTCACCTACCCAAGGGATTAGAGGTCAAGGTCCATCTTAACGCTTTAGAGAAAATACATAAATGTAAGAGAAGGTAataattatttatatatatacataaacaTGATAGATTGGATGAAATTTAGATGTGCTAATGTGTACCCATTCGGTACCCGTTAGAAAAATcctattaaaaatttttttaggtAATTTACATATCTCCACTCTAAATGGAGTTGGGGGAAGGCCAATTTGACAAGTTGGTAGACGAGTTGGGCTGAATAAGGGCAGCAAAATAGTAGTATTAGTAGTACTTGGAACGTTTTCGAACTTGGGGGGTCAGAATCCTCATTCTAGAGAGATTAGATCTTTCTTGCCTTTTATCGGTCCGTTTTGGCGCGCTATTAGACGGCCAACCGGCAAAACTTCCAAGGGTTTCCATCAATAATATGAATACACGACGAAAAAGTTTGAGTTAGTAGAGATGCCTCTTTCAAATGACCGGATGATGAGTTTCAGGAGTAGTAATTGCATGGTTTTTTCTTCCTCTGGAGTTGGTTTAACAGTCAAATTGTGAATATCCTATTTAACTGCATTTACTTTTCCGCTCTATCTTTGTACTTTTCGCCACAAATTTCAGTACATACCCTGAAATTATTGTTAAATGGAGGTGTGTCTACGtgcaatgaaaaataaaattatgtcCATTTTCTGTAAAAACTATTTGGCTATTAAGCATTGGAAGAATAGTTGACAGACAAATTCGGCCTATCTTTTGCAGAGTCTTGCAGGCATAATAGTCCAACATGGATGCGTCTCAAGACCTTCATTTCAATGGACGGGTCAAAAACTGTCGGAAAGATAAATTTCACCGTCTCACGCGCATTCCACAGTTTCCAGGCCTGAAAATTATGAGAACGAAATTGTTAGGATCCAAACGCGGAACAAACAACTATTGATATAtcaaatatataataatttaaTGATAAGCAAGCCACAATCATGAAAGATAAACGTCACACAGTATTTAATGTGGTTCGTCTCCACCATTGAGTCTACGTCTACGAAGAGAAATCTATTTTTTATTACGAGGGAAAAATCCCATACAAAAAtacaatttgaatccaaacTCAATTCTTGTATACCATTTCTTATCTCCCAAAAATCCTCTTTCACCCTATATATAAGGTTACATGTCCCTTCTTATGTGCCCCTCGTGTGTCTCTTTGTAATATGTTAATCTACTtatttatagagaatattatttgatTAAAACCCAAATAACAACAAAAAATCTTTCTAGACTTGTACAGAATagaaaataatttctaaattgtaaacaaattagaaatatttttgactactatttcaagtaattaaaactaattaaaaaacTAATTACTTCTACATAAATTAAAAAACTtgtctaaaagaaattaaatcaatttcctaacaaattttcactttggcgaaatttttttttaacaaccaTTTGTCTTCAACTACTAAATAATATGGCATCGAACTACACATCCGAATCAATACAGTTCTGATACAAATTGATTCCATTGGCAAATGAACATGTGTAGTTATCTCGAATCCAACCTTCAGTTGACTCGCGGGAAGGTGCCTCAATTTACCATTTCCCTTTGTTGGCATCTAAGTGTCCATGAGCAGTCCAATCTCGCaaccaaactctgatactaCTTGTTAGGATCCAAACGCGGAACAAACAACTATTGATATATCAAGTGCACATCAATTTAATGATAAACAAGTCACAAGTATGAAAGATAAATGACACACACTATTTTACGTGGTTCGCCTCCACCATTGAGTGTACGTCCACGGAGAAAAAttcgttctttattatgagagaaaaatCCTATACAAAAATACAACTTGAATCCAAATCTAACCTTTGTATACCATCTTTCATCTCCCAAGAACTCTCTCTtaccccatgtataaggctacatgtcGTTTCTCGTGTGCCCATTGTCTGTCTCTTTGTAGTATACCAACCTACTTAGAAAACTAATGCTAATTCCTAGATTTGTACAGAATaagaaataatttctaaattttaaacaaaatagaaaatttcttaaCTACTACTTTAAGTaattaaaatcaattaaaaaactagttactttcacacaaattaagaaacttgcctaaaagaaattaattcAATTTTCTAACAGAAATGATACTGGAACTAATCATGAACACATTGCCGTCCCATGGACCACTGCGCCAAAGAGGCTTGCTTTAATTCGAAATGAAGATTTCTAGAATTCCTGGAGGATTATAACCAAAAGAGAAGCTTCTAATGGATGGATCAGAATGACTTTTCCATGAGGTCGGCCGGTTCTTGTTTGGCACTTGCCATGGTTCGCCGTCGCAGGTCACGGTTGCATCGCTATCTCGGTTGTTCCATATCCGTCACAGCATATCAGTTAAATATTGGGTGATACGCACATTATaacataagaaaattttcaaaaaatttaaaaaaatactaaaattagaaaataccaATAAATGTACAATCTGAAAAATATTCGAGTTGACTCTTAGTGAACTCGGATATATCGGTCGATACCATACATCATGGATTCGAATCGGTCAATGTCGATCGAGTCAGAGCGAGTCCCCTCCGTTGTTGTATGACTTGGTCAATTTGTATCGGAATTGGCTGATATTGCtaaccaatgttttgaaaaccggaccggaccggccggtttgaccggttgaaccgcgaaccggcatggcaccggtccggttcaatgCCATTGTTGACTTTGCTAGAAAACCGGTCAAAGACCGGTTGAACCGTGAAAACCGCCGAACCGGATTGAACCGGCGGTTTTCCGATTTTcagctttcctttttttttttttttttttttaagttttgcaaaatacagctatcaagattcgaacccaagacctttgtaataaaagaccaatgtattaaccgttgcaccatcacatcttattagtttttttttataacttatttatataaagcaaacactcatatttcttttttccatttttcttacaaaatctcatcccctcatggctctttctttttaattttcaactctctctctttctctctctatcctcttttcttttgtcactccctttttaatcaaacctctttatttttaatttattgatgttttcttccatcttttaattttgtttttgttcattaaattgaaaaaagttaaaaaagaattttttttaacccaaattatttaatgccacaaccactcacttttatcttattttttgtttcttatcaagtttacatttctattttcaattttcttgacttccttcgaactccaaattttcttttttaaattgcaatctctaaattccaaaacgtaaattaaaatttaagttcataaTATCTAATTCTCAGagacatgaattttgtataatttcaaaatattgtgatattttggggttggatttagatataattgaaattgagatgaaatttatttgttttaacttataatttaaaaaaattatttttaaaaatccaagttattaaaaaatagtaatcttttcatcatataaaatattaaattagtccattacatgtcttattttgtacatatatatatttatataaattatttttttaaaaattcattgaaccgaggttgaaccggtccgaccggttaaacctcgaccctttcacttcaccggttcaattaacggtccggtttttaaaacattgttgCTAACCCTTGCTGACAATAGTGTCTGTAGGATGTTGAAAACTTTCCTATACAACCATTCCATTTGAGTTGCCTCTCAAGACGAAGTTCCCAGTATCCAGCAGTTCTGCACTGGAATTTGCCACCACTGTAACATTAGAAAACCACAGCACCTTCTTCTGCCCGTTGAAGACCACGAGATTACCATCTTCTGAAATGGTAAATATTCCTCCAGAATCCTTCAAGTGTCTGTCTCTCTTAGCCACCCAAAGAACATTTGGCTGAGCAAAAATTATTGAAAATGATTCCGACGTAGTGATTACTAGTATTTGCAAGGCTGAAAAATcccattttgtaattttggccTGCTGAGACTATAGATTCAGGGTCTCAAATCGGCCTAGTGATCGTAATGGTACCATCATCAGCCTCGCAATCTTTTGCaaagaagaaagcaaaaagGAGCAGTAGAATTACCAATTTTGCAAGTCTCCTCATCCTGACGCTGCAGAAAAAAGTTGTCTATGATTGATATTCATGTGGATTTTGAGTTTCGAGCATTGGCATTTGAATTCTTCCTCTTCATAATCTTACCGAGTTGCTGgatatttccttcatttctggATTCATAGTCAGCAATACAGAATAGACCCCTGGACTTCTAGACTAGTTAACCTCATTTATTTaacattttctttccttgacattCTCATCCCTTTTTATACAACCGTAAATCTTGAAAAGTGATAATACCACAGCCACTTTTACTGAACTGTCAATAATGCTTGTGGAGTCAAATCCCTATGTTGCATGATTTCATTCTCCTCCAGACTTGTTTAGCTATCAAAAGGTAATAACTTAGCATTCAACTAACCATTCTAACTTATATTTGTATTCTTTTTGCCAATAGTAGTAAGATTCTCCTATGGAatcatttttaatttaattaatttaatttaatcttaccaaaataaaattaattaaaaaaagcgTTAGAACTCCAAATATGCTTTCCTGCTTCGCTCCCTGGTAAAGTTTGACTAGCTTTTGACCATTGAAAGTTGGTGAAAGGTACTTCGCTGGTTCTCGTTTGCTTGCACGCCATATATGGCGGTCAAAGTAAAGACACCAAATATTATGGTGGACCAAGTCGTTTATTTATGGTGTTTTTCTTCGTGGCTATGGTGTTTTTCACTTGCAAAGTCATAGCCAATCAAAGGCTTTTGAATATTCACGGTCAAGATCGACCTTTTTTGAATATTCTGATTCGTGGCTTTTCATGGCATgcgtctcttttttttttttttgaaccatcattttttttcatttcattttcagcGTATGCAAACACATTTGGAACTACTTCACTTGTACAACTTGCTAACTTTATTCTATTGCCTTGCAATGATACACCCAATTTCATGCAATTCAATTTAGACATCCCTTTAACACAAGGTTCAAAaagaaagtcaaaacaaaaggtcTTGGGGGTAACAATTGTGGCTATAAGACAAAGAAAAGGGATAAAGGCTCAAATCTTATCACTAATGGTAAACAAATGAGGGGCTGGTCCTTTAAGAAAGTCAAAAGGGATTAAATTCAAGATGCCCTTGTCACTTTCATGcatcaaattcaacaaaaatgtGATCTCAACATGCATATAAAATGACAATACGCAGGCACGTCATAAAGTGAGAGCCTTATGATCATGATTTTGGGAAATTTCTTCCCAACACGTGACCAGAAGGCGCGACCATGTCATAAAGACTGGGAGTTTTCTAGCCTTGCACCGTGAAATTTTTTCCTAGCACGCGACCAGAAAGCATGGGCACGTCATAAAGTGGAAGAGTTTTCTGATCATGATTTTGGAAAATTTCTTCCTAGCACGTGATCAGAAGACATGGACACAGCTTGTTGACCCCTTGACCCTTAAAATTCTGCACTTCTGAAAATGACGGACTCGTAAGTTAAGTGCAGACGTGCCTTTATTCAATTACAAAACACAAACATTAAATGAGCAAAACAAAACacaaatataaaatgaaaaaaacacAATTGAAAAAATATCAACAAAGTTggattgcctcccaacaagcaccTTTCTTTAACATCTTTGGTTAGATGTATTTAAACGTCTTTAGTTTGTATAAGTTGGATCTTCAATTGCAACATCTCTACCTCTTCAACTGGAAATTCTTCATAATAAGGTTTGAGGTGATGCTCATTCACCACAAACTTCATGTTCGTTTTCAAACTTTGAATTTTCATTGCTCCATAGTGTCTATGGCGGTACAAACTGTTAAACAGCAAGCAAGCA contains:
- the LOC113708000 gene encoding G-type lectin S-receptor-like serine/threonine-protein kinase At1g11300, whose protein sequence is MAIKMRGLKNLLPLLFLFACFWLEDCIAMDAITTDHPIKDPETIVSSGQSFTLGFFTPANSNNRYVGITTNIPAQSVVWVANRDNPIKDSAGSLAISGDGNLVVLNGQKEVLWSSNVSNSVANSSAQLLDTGNLVLRDNSNGRVLWESFQTPTDTIVRTMKIGVTSKNNMIRLTSWRSPSDPSAGNFSFGVDSLRLPEFFIWNHSKPYWRSGPWNGNVFIGIPEMGTSYLRRFDLVTDQNGSQYFTHSFTSNLALYYYVLNSSGVFMEKVSYYGDGHSDVSWTSLESQCDVYGKCGPFGSCNPQHSPICTCLQGFEPKNKEEWEEGNYTSGCSRKALLQCARNISAGQDGKPDVFLTLNNIKVPDFSHLMLFLRATEEECGIQCLNNCSCIAYAYTTGIGCMHWNSSLIDIQQFSFNGADLHVKVAYSKPGFLNKIKAVIASTVILGSLFLAISAYFLRKWLTRHRGNKQNVNLTLSEAWEVSRMETSVSDNSEQSKLEELPLYSYETLANATENFHAKNKLGTGGFGPVFKGELFNGQQVAVKRLSNSSNQGIKEFMNEVVLISKLQHRNLVRLLGCCVQREEKMLVYEYMPNKSLDSYVIDSKKRNLLDWDRRKFIIEGIGRGLLYLHRDSRLKIIHRDLKLSNILLDEELNPKISDFGLARIFGGKEDQANTNRVVGTYGYMAPEYAMGGQFSEKSDVYSFGILLLEIVSGKKNTSFHYDENKLSLIGYAWKLWTLKQAIKLLDPLLSDPRVEVEVSRYVHAGILCVQESASDRPNMSNVLSMLNSEIAELPPPKLPAYTATLGLSESESSQHSVNDVSLTTLQGR